In Arcobacter ellisii, a genomic segment contains:
- a CDS encoding efflux RND transporter periplasmic adaptor subunit, with protein MKKIFIIVLFMFQGLFAEDIYATFDVVSEKKSELGLSASGIVTTLNVNVGDKIKKGDLLLSLNNTQEKNEYETARKNAEHSAKIYERYAKISEVIDKEKMENYLYDKEITSLNAQNKEIILRKTELRAPYDLIVTKKNIDLGSIVMASQTKLLDVIALDDVKLVLKFDEKYWQKVKVGQIFNYKVDGSDKTYEAKITKIYPTILTETREMQAEVKTKDLMPGLFGNGSIKAE; from the coding sequence ATGAAAAAGATTTTTATAATTGTATTATTTATGTTTCAAGGTCTATTTGCAGAAGATATTTACGCAACATTTGATGTTGTTAGTGAAAAAAAATCTGAGCTAGGTTTATCAGCATCAGGAATTGTTACAACACTAAATGTAAATGTTGGGGATAAAATAAAAAAAGGAGATTTACTCCTTTCTTTAAATAATACCCAAGAAAAAAACGAATATGAAACTGCAAGAAAAAACGCTGAACACTCTGCAAAAATTTACGAGAGATACGCAAAAATATCTGAAGTTATAGATAAAGAAAAAATGGAAAACTACCTTTATGACAAAGAAATTACTTCATTAAATGCCCAAAATAAAGAGATTATTTTGAGAAAAACTGAATTAAGAGCACCGTATGATTTAATAGTTACTAAAAAAAATATTGATTTAGGTTCTATTGTAATGGCTTCTCAAACAAAACTTCTTGATGTTATTGCTTTAGATGATGTAAAACTAGTATTAAAATTTGATGAAAAATATTGGCAAAAAGTAAAAGTTGGTCAAATTTTTAACTATAAAGTTGATGGAAGTGATAAAACTTATGAAGCTAAAATCACAAAAATCTACCCAACTATTTTAACTGAAACAAGAGAAATGCAAGCGGAAGTTAAAACAAAAGATTTAATGCCAGGCCTTTTTGGTAATGGCTCAATTAAAGCTGAGTAA
- a CDS encoding efflux RND transporter permease subunit, translating into MYKLAINRPITTLMGVLTFIVFGLMSYNSMPTNLFPNVDFPVVTVQTTYNGADPSTVETKVTDKIEEAVSGVDGIDKLMSTSYEGFSVVTIQFELTKDLDEATNDVRDKIGALNLPAEVEKPVVKKLGGAGAVISLFIASEGNDTSALMRLADEKLKPQLQRIKGVGEVNILGYQDREIRIFIDPFLLNKYNLTPADVSGIIQKQNIKQGVGKLVNQNQEIIIKAQGDAQNIEEVGNLLVKPGVRLKDIATVQDGLSDAKSFSSFNGQQGVTLEVKKIAGENVLNIINEVKKTLPKLQILAGDKTEIKILQDQSEKIMVNINNVRFDLIFGAFLAVIIVFLFLRNVTATFVSALAIPTSVIGTFAIINYLGYDLNRLTLIGLTLAIGIFIDDAIVVIENIMKKMENGMEPFRASFEGAKEVAFSVLAISSVLLAVFVPVAFMDGIVGMFFNSFAMTVAAGIVISFLVAIMFIPSIAARVLSSKESAFYHKTEPILKAIDKGYVWLLKPLIKYKTLTIIVTVGLLVASTTLKVGMSFLPMQDNAEFQITIKAPVGINLESMKKVITPLDDMLKEDKDILYSISSIGYNSANELHKGRIYVKLKTLGERVKTQEAIIQHYRDKLSSIQGMIISVEKVDDFDTGATTAPVQVVITGDKLEELDKASAKLMAILKETSGIVDVDRDFENGKPEIKIGILRENAQRVGVSVEQIASILGSAYSSESAVSYYEDNGRQFDITVRLKDDFRSSLDDLKKLQVRNSNGQFVALEGLIEIKESLGNASINRFDRERKVLVTANIFNTSLDKIVAVINEKMPEILPKGYNYRFTGDVEDMEDTNKAFGAAVLLAVILIYLILAALYESIIQPFIIMISMPLSFTGVMVALYLSGNSFSLFVMIGIILLLGMVGKNAILVVDFANRAIKDGKSIDDALLEAGEKRLRPILMTTFAMIGAMIPLAFGSGAGHESNAPMALAIIGGLMSSTILTLLVVPAIYKFMYPLDAWLRKWYEKGKIQH; encoded by the coding sequence ATGTATAAATTAGCTATTAATCGTCCCATTACGACTTTAATGGGAGTTTTAACATTTATTGTTTTTGGATTAATGTCTTATAACTCAATGCCTACAAATCTTTTTCCAAATGTTGATTTTCCAGTTGTTACTGTACAAACAACTTACAATGGAGCAGACCCATCAACAGTTGAAACAAAAGTAACAGATAAAATTGAAGAGGCTGTTTCAGGTGTTGATGGTATTGATAAACTTATGTCGACAAGTTATGAAGGCTTCAGTGTTGTAACTATTCAGTTTGAACTTACAAAAGATTTGGATGAAGCAACAAATGACGTAAGAGATAAAATTGGTGCATTAAATTTACCAGCTGAAGTTGAAAAACCAGTGGTAAAAAAACTTGGAGGTGCAGGAGCTGTTATCTCTCTTTTTATTGCATCTGAGGGAAATGATACAAGTGCTTTAATGAGACTTGCCGATGAAAAACTAAAACCTCAGCTACAAAGAATTAAAGGTGTTGGTGAAGTTAATATTTTAGGATACCAAGATAGAGAAATTCGTATTTTTATAGACCCTTTTTTATTAAATAAATACAATCTTACACCCGCTGATGTAAGTGGAATTATTCAAAAACAAAATATCAAACAAGGTGTTGGAAAACTTGTTAATCAAAACCAAGAAATTATTATAAAAGCTCAAGGTGATGCTCAAAATATTGAAGAAGTTGGTAATTTATTAGTAAAACCAGGTGTTAGATTAAAAGATATTGCAACGGTTCAAGATGGATTAAGTGATGCAAAAAGTTTTTCTTCTTTTAATGGACAACAAGGTGTTACTTTAGAAGTAAAAAAAATAGCTGGTGAAAATGTTTTGAATATTATTAATGAAGTTAAAAAAACACTTCCAAAACTTCAAATACTTGCAGGTGACAAAACTGAAATCAAAATCCTACAAGACCAATCTGAAAAAATTATGGTTAATATCAATAATGTAAGATTTGACCTTATTTTTGGAGCATTTCTTGCAGTTATTATTGTATTTTTATTTTTACGAAATGTTACAGCTACTTTTGTTTCAGCTTTAGCAATTCCAACTTCTGTTATTGGAACTTTTGCGATTATCAATTATTTAGGATATGACTTAAATCGTTTAACACTTATTGGACTTACCCTTGCTATTGGTATATTTATCGATGATGCTATTGTTGTTATTGAAAATATAATGAAAAAAATGGAAAATGGAATGGAGCCATTTCGTGCTTCTTTTGAAGGTGCAAAAGAAGTTGCTTTTTCTGTTTTAGCAATTTCTTCTGTATTATTGGCTGTTTTTGTTCCCGTTGCTTTTATGGATGGAATTGTTGGAATGTTTTTTAACTCATTTGCAATGACTGTTGCTGCTGGTATTGTTATTTCATTCCTTGTTGCTATTATGTTTATTCCAAGTATCGCTGCACGGGTTTTAAGCTCAAAAGAGAGTGCTTTTTACCATAAAACAGAACCTATTTTAAAAGCTATTGATAAAGGTTATGTTTGGTTATTAAAACCTTTAATTAAATATAAAACTTTAACGATTATTGTTACTGTTGGTCTTTTAGTGGCTTCTACTACTCTAAAAGTTGGTATGTCATTTTTACCAATGCAAGATAATGCAGAGTTTCAAATAACTATTAAAGCACCAGTTGGAATTAACTTAGAATCTATGAAAAAAGTTATAACTCCTTTAGATGATATGTTAAAAGAGGATAAAGATATTTTATATTCTATTTCATCAATTGGTTATAACTCTGCAAATGAGTTACATAAAGGAAGAATTTATGTAAAACTTAAAACTTTAGGTGAAAGGGTAAAAACACAAGAGGCAATTATCCAACATTATAGAGATAAACTCTCATCAATTCAAGGCATGATTATATCTGTTGAAAAAGTTGATGATTTTGATACAGGAGCAACAACAGCACCCGTTCAAGTAGTAATCACAGGAGATAAACTTGAAGAACTTGATAAGGCATCTGCAAAATTAATGGCAATATTAAAAGAGACTTCTGGAATTGTTGATGTTGATAGGGATTTTGAAAATGGAAAACCTGAAATAAAAATTGGTATTCTAAGAGAAAATGCCCAAAGAGTTGGAGTTAGTGTTGAACAAATTGCTTCAATTTTAGGCTCAGCCTATTCAAGTGAAAGTGCTGTTTCTTATTATGAAGATAATGGAAGACAATTTGACATAACTGTACGATTAAAAGATGATTTTAGGTCTTCTTTAGATGATTTAAAAAAATTACAAGTTAGAAATTCAAATGGTCAATTTGTTGCCCTTGAAGGACTAATAGAAATCAAAGAGAGTTTAGGAAATGCTTCAATTAATAGATTTGATAGGGAAAGAAAAGTTTTAGTAACTGCAAATATTTTTAACACTTCCCTTGATAAAATTGTGGCAGTAATTAATGAAAAAATGCCTGAAATTCTTCCAAAAGGATACAACTATCGTTTCACAGGTGATGTTGAAGATATGGAAGATACAAATAAAGCTTTTGGAGCAGCTGTTCTTTTAGCTGTTATTTTGATTTATCTTATTTTAGCTGCATTGTATGAATCAATCATACAACCATTTATTATTATGATTTCTATGCCATTATCTTTTACAGGAGTTATGGTAGCTTTATATTTAAGTGGTAACTCATTTAGTTTATTTGTAATGATTGGGATAATTCTTCTTTTAGGAATGGTTGGTAAAAATGCAATTTTAGTAGTTGATTTTGCAAATCGAGCTATTAAAGATGGGAAAAGTATTGATGATGCACTTTTAGAAGCTGGTGAAAAAAGACTAAGACCTATTTTAATGACAACTTTTGCCATGATAGGAGCTATGATTCCCCTTGCTTTTGGAAGTGGAGCGGGACACGAAAGTAACGCACCAATGGCTTTAGCAATTATTGGAGGACTTATGAGTTCAACAATTTTAACTTTACTTGTTGTTCCTGCTATTTATAAATTTATGTATCCACTTGATGCATGGCTTAGAAAATGGTATGAAAAAGGCAAAATCCAACATTAA
- a CDS encoding IS4 family transposase yields the protein MELANYIETAMKSILKNPIYEVLSEIKITKILKQSNFVKREVGYPPFQIILHFLYMLIMQKRQSTFIKNSDKAYGKDVYYRFIKEKRYNWRKLLLLSATEILKKIKPLHKNGEYRLLIIDDTVEPKRGKFIEGTCKYIWSNKEHRSINALNIVSLNYADSHSTFQLDFSIKMNDSKRKSTSEFTAKLHHRSNAYQRKSEIIKGKNILALEMLERALDNGIDADYLLVDSWYAKPNFIKEANTLGMPVIARLPNNKLIWNFKGKYKTLNAIYDSLKNIRHKYSGKHGKISYKYFDSVLEHAVLGKVKLVFLHTGKDLLVFISTDISISGKEILETYKKRWNIEQGYKDLRLLFGLGKEENRIYEALIGKITLSMFTYNIVSYINRIKHEPQTLGELFRDLECELETLAISMQLFIQILTKISEIQNVVKDNKDLLQIIAVISAFTQKELGFMCES from the coding sequence ATGGAACTTGCAAATTATATAGAAACTGCTATGAAGAGCATATTAAAAAATCCAATTTACGAAGTGTTATCAGAAATAAAAATCACAAAAATACTTAAACAAAGTAACTTTGTTAAGAGAGAAGTTGGATATCCACCATTTCAAATAATTTTACACTTTCTTTATATGCTTATTATGCAAAAAAGACAATCAACTTTTATAAAAAATAGTGATAAGGCTTATGGTAAAGATGTATATTATAGATTTATCAAAGAAAAACGCTATAACTGGCGTAAACTTTTATTGTTAAGTGCTACAGAAATTTTAAAAAAGATAAAGCCATTGCATAAAAATGGTGAGTATCGCCTACTAATTATCGATGATACAGTAGAACCAAAAAGAGGTAAATTTATTGAAGGTACTTGTAAATATATCTGGAGTAATAAAGAGCATAGAAGTATTAATGCACTAAATATAGTGTCTCTAAATTATGCAGATTCACACTCAACATTTCAATTGGATTTTTCTATAAAAATGAATGATAGTAAAAGAAAATCTACATCAGAGTTCACAGCAAAATTGCATCATAGAAGTAACGCATATCAGCGTAAGAGTGAAATTATTAAAGGTAAGAATATACTAGCTCTTGAGATGTTAGAAAGAGCATTAGATAATGGAATTGATGCTGATTATCTACTTGTTGATAGCTGGTACGCTAAACCAAATTTTATAAAAGAAGCAAATACTTTAGGAATGCCTGTAATTGCAAGACTTCCAAATAATAAGCTCATTTGGAACTTTAAAGGTAAATATAAAACTCTAAATGCAATATATGATAGTTTAAAAAATATTCGTCATAAATATAGCGGTAAACATGGAAAGATATCTTATAAGTATTTCGATTCAGTTTTAGAACATGCTGTTTTAGGAAAAGTTAAATTGGTATTTTTACACACTGGAAAAGATTTATTAGTTTTTATATCAACAGATATAAGTATTTCAGGTAAAGAGATTTTAGAAACTTATAAAAAGAGATGGAATATTGAGCAAGGCTATAAAGATCTAAGACTCTTGTTTGGCTTAGGAAAAGAAGAAAATCGTATCTATGAAGCTCTTATTGGAAAAATCACTCTTTCTATGTTTACTTACAACATTGTAAGTTATATAAACCGCATAAAACATGAGCCACAAACACTAGGAGAACTTTTTAGAGATTTAGAGTGTGAACTTGAAACCCTTGCAATTTCAATGCAACTTTTTATTCAAATACTTACAAAAATCTCTGAAATCCAAAATGTTGTCAAGGATAATAAAGATTTACTTCAAATTATTGCAGTTATAAGTGCTTTCACTCAAAAAGAGTTAGGTTTTATGTGCGAAAGTTGA
- a CDS encoding tyrosine-type recombinase/integrase, with the protein MAKSTLPLTNTEIKNAKTKEKDYKLFDGGGLFLLVATTGGKRWRLKFRFNNKENIIALGTYPSLSLKDAREIRDNYKSMIAKGINPVEEKKSKLEKIKFEEKKKENTFLKVSQEWHQNYKTEVSENYHIKLDRALENYIYPYIKNKPIEEITRLDIIEILQGLKNKGLIDTASRVYMLLNKIYKYAVTLEYVPHNIIADIEQRNILGKREKNHYPTFTKKEDIKGLLLAIDEYSGDYTTKMALKMLPFVFVRSFNIRHCEWNEINFETKEWIIPASKMKTKSEFILPLSNYVIKLLEEVKKYTSNSKYVFPSFKDKNRPMSDNTLISALRRMGYTKEEFVPHSFRAMFSTIAYENMNEHQCSGEVIEALLAHKETNKVKEAYNRATYKQGMRKLINWYSNYLNDLIY; encoded by the coding sequence ATGGCAAAAAGTACCCTACCCCTAACTAATACAGAAATAAAAAATGCAAAAACAAAAGAAAAAGATTATAAACTCTTTGATGGTGGTGGTCTTTTTTTATTAGTTGCTACAACTGGCGGAAAAAGATGGAGATTAAAATTCAGATTCAATAATAAAGAAAATATTATTGCTTTAGGTACTTATCCAAGTCTATCTTTAAAAGATGCAAGAGAAATCAGAGATAATTACAAATCTATGATTGCAAAAGGTATAAATCCAGTTGAAGAAAAAAAATCTAAATTAGAAAAAATAAAATTTGAAGAAAAGAAAAAAGAAAATACTTTTTTAAAAGTTTCTCAAGAATGGCATCAAAATTATAAAACTGAAGTATCAGAAAATTATCATATAAAATTAGATAGAGCATTAGAAAATTACATATATCCATACATAAAAAATAAACCTATTGAAGAAATTACAAGACTTGATATTATAGAAATTCTTCAAGGATTAAAAAACAAAGGATTAATTGATACAGCTAGTAGAGTTTATATGCTACTCAATAAAATCTATAAATATGCTGTTACATTAGAATATGTTCCACATAATATAATTGCAGATATTGAGCAAAGAAATATTCTAGGGAAAAGAGAAAAAAATCACTACCCTACTTTTACAAAAAAAGAAGACATAAAAGGATTATTACTTGCTATTGATGAATACTCAGGAGATTACACTACAAAAATGGCTTTAAAAATGTTGCCTTTTGTATTTGTAAGAAGTTTTAATATTCGTCATTGTGAATGGAATGAAATTAATTTTGAAACAAAAGAATGGATAATTCCTGCTTCTAAAATGAAAACAAAATCAGAATTTATACTTCCACTCTCAAATTATGTAATAAAATTACTAGAAGAAGTAAAAAAGTATACTAGTAATAGTAAATATGTATTCCCCAGTTTTAAAGATAAAAATCGTCCTATGAGTGATAATACTTTGATTTCTGCATTAAGAAGAATGGGTTATACAAAAGAAGAATTTGTTCCACATAGTTTTAGAGCAATGTTTTCAACAATAGCCTATGAAAATATGAATGAACATCAATGTAGTGGAGAAGTTATTGAAGCTTTATTAGCCCATAAAGAGACTAATAAAGTTAAAGAAGCTTATAATAGAGCTACTTATAAACAAGGAATGAGAAAATTAATTAATTGGTATTCTAATTATTTAAATGATCTAATTTATTAA
- a CDS encoding IS3 family transposase (programmed frameshift) — protein MGRREYSEEFRRDAVKQVVENGYGIVETAERLGVHHDSLRNWIRKYQSPEAEVETKKFQDTQAEIKRLQKELKRVTEERDILKKGRSVLCKQPKLKYAFIKVHEIQYTIRRMCTVLKVHPSGYYKWLKQPISNLEKENQELLIEIKKAYKESNGIYGYRNIHKDLKASNIHVNKKRVARLMKEAKLCGIGNYKRRPKYKAGSIHKAHPNHLKQCFISQTPNESWVSDITYIRTHEGWIYLAIILDLFSRKIIGWATSHRITTDLIIQALKNTKYRIPKDGVILHSDQGSQYSSYEYKTFLKHHNITPSMSRRGNCYDNAVAESFFKTLKKELVRKTIFRTREEARDKIFEYIEMFYNSKRRHSYLGFISPNEFEKRYNENVTQPEVLTD, from the exons ATGGGAAGAAGAGAATATAGTGAAGAGTTTAGAAGGGATGCTGTAAAACAAGTTGTTGAGAATGGATATGGGATTGTTGAAACAGCTGAGAGATTAGGTGTACATCATGATTCTTTGAGAAATTGGATAAGAAAGTACCAATCACCTGAAGCAGAAGTAGAAACAAAAAAGTTTCAAGATACACAAGCTGAAATAAAAAGATTACAAAAAGAGCTAAAAAGAGTTACAGAAGAACGAGATATATTAAAAAAGG GCCGCAGCGTACTTTGCAAGCAACCCAAATTAAAGTACGCATTTATTAAAGTGCATGAAATACAGTACACAATAAGAAGAATGTGTACTGTGTTAAAAGTTCATCCAAGTGGGTATTATAAATGGTTAAAACAACCTATTTCAAATCTTGAAAAAGAGAATCAAGAACTTCTTATTGAAATAAAAAAAGCATATAAAGAATCAAATGGAATTTATGGTTATAGAAATATTCATAAGGATTTGAAAGCTTCAAATATTCATGTAAATAAAAAAAGAGTTGCAAGATTAATGAAAGAAGCAAAACTTTGTGGAATAGGAAATTATAAAAGAAGACCTAAGTATAAAGCAGGTTCAATTCATAAAGCTCATCCAAATCATTTAAAACAATGTTTTATATCACAAACTCCAAATGAATCATGGGTAAGTGATATAACTTATATAAGAACTCATGAAGGATGGATATATCTTGCAATTATCTTAGATTTATTTTCAAGGAAAATTATAGGATGGGCAACAAGTCATAGAATTACAACAGATTTAATAATTCAAGCATTAAAAAATACTAAATATAGAATTCCAAAAGATGGAGTAATTTTACATTCAGATCAAGGGAGTCAATATAGCTCATATGAATATAAAACTTTTTTAAAACATCATAACATCACACCAAGTATGAGTAGAAGAGGAAATTGTTATGATAATGCAGTTGCAGAAAGTTTTTTTAAAACATTAAAAAAAGAGTTAGTAAGAAAAACCATTTTTAGAACAAGAGAAGAAGCAAGAGATAAAATATTTGAATATATTGAGATGTTTTATAATTCAAAAAGAAGACATAGTTATTTAGGTTTTATAAGTCCAAATGAATTTGAGAAAAGGTACAATGAAAATGTTACTCAACCTGAGGTGTTAACTGATTAA